In Mus musculus strain 129S6/SvEvTac chromosome 17 genomic contig, GRCm38.p6 alternate locus group 129S6/SvEvTac 129S6/SVEVTAC_MMCHR17_CTG2, one genomic interval encodes:
- the Olfr120 gene encoding olfactory receptor 120, which translates to MISYSFFQEMSVNCSLWQENKLSVKHFAFAKFSEVPEECFLLFTLILLMFLVSLTGNALITLAICTSPALHTPMYFFLANLSLLEIGYTCSVIPKMLKNLVTEARGISREGCATQMFFFIFFGITECCLLAAMAFDRYMAICSPLHYATRMSREVCAHLAIVSWGMGCIVGLGQTNFIFSLNFCGPCEIDHFFCDLPPVLALACGDTSQNEAAIFVTVVLCISSPFLLIIYSYVRILFAVLVMPSPEGRHKALSTCSSHLLVVTLFYGSASITYLRPKSSHSPGIDKLLALFYTAVTSMLNPIIYSLRNKEVKAALRRTLSLKKPLAINR; encoded by the coding sequence ATGATTAGCTATTCTTTCTTTCAGGAGATGAGTGTCAACTGCTCTCTGTGGCAGGAAAATAAGTTGTCTGTCAAACACTTTGCATTTGCCAAGTTCTCTGAGGTTCCTGAAGAATGCTTCCTCCTGTTTACCCTGATTCTCCTCATGTTCTTAGTATCACTGACAGGAAATGCACTTATAACCCTTGCCATATGCACCAGTCCAGCCCTAcacacccccatgtacttctTTCTGGCCAACTTGTCTCTCCTGGAGATTGGCTACACTTGTTCTGTCATACCGAAGATGTTGAAGAACCTTGTAACTGAGGCCCGAGGGATCTCTCGGGAAGGGTGTGCCACacagatgtttttctttatattctttgGTATAACTGAGTGTTGCCTACTGGCAGCTATGGCCTTTGACCGCTACATGGCCATATGCTCCCCACTCCACTATGCAACCCGAATGAGTCGTGAGGTATGTGCCCATTTGGCAATAGTTTCATGGGGAATGGGATGCATAGTAGGGTTGGGACAGaccaattttattttctccttaaaCTTCTGTGGACCATGTGAGATAGACCACTTCTTCTGTGACCTTCCACCTGTCCTGGCACTTGCCTGTGGAGATACATCCCAAAATGAGGCTGCAATCTTCGTGACAGTAGTTCTCTGCATATCTAGCCCATTTTTGTTGATCATTTATTCCTATGTCAGAATTTTGTTTGCAGTGCTGGTGATGCCTTCACCTGAGGGGCGCCATAAAGCTCTCTCCACCTGTTCCTCCCATCTACTTGTAGTCACATTGTTCTATGGCTCAGCATCTATTACCTACTTGAGGCCCAAGTCTAGCCACTCACCAGGAATAGATAAACTCTTGGCCCTTTTCTACACCGCGGTGACTTCCATGCTGAACCCCATCATCTATAGCTTAAGGAACAAGGAAGTGAAGGCAGCACTGAGAAGAACTCTGAGTCTGAAGAAACCTCTGGCAATAAATAGGTAA